One Archocentrus centrarchus isolate MPI-CPG fArcCen1 chromosome 10, fArcCen1, whole genome shotgun sequence genomic region harbors:
- the LOC115787393 gene encoding myozenin-2, with the protein MMMQSGMNHMTQQRMLQAKALSKEASRGLNLGKKISVPKDVMMEELNLLSNRGSRMFQERQRRAERFTVESAADTSNVYAEPIPTQQIIPELQAGKENQAFSIPGYSGPLKEIPREKFNTTVIPKSYCSPWREALGNDEELLNTLNTQLPQPPQRRQPANYRCFNRSPMPFGGATASKRVIPVIGFEAVESQQLPGIALERMCRRPNFNRAPRGWGLDYCPESNEL; encoded by the exons ATGATGATGCAGTCAGGCATGAATCACATGACTCAGCAGAGGATGTTGCAGGCTAAGGCTCTGTCTAAGGAGGCCAGTAGAG GTCTGAACCTGGGGAAGAAGATCAGCGTCCCGAAAGACGTGATGATGGAGGAGCTCAATCTTCTCTCTAATCGGGGGTCTCGCATGTTtcaggagagacagaggagggctGAGAGATTCACAGTGGAGAGTGCTGCCGACACCAGCAAT GTTTATGCAGAGCCCATTCCTACCCAGCAAATCATCCCTGAGCTGCAGGCAGGAAAAGAGAACCAGGCTTTCTCCATCCCTG GATATTCTGGCCCTCTGAAGGAAATTCCTCGTGAGAAGTTCAACACAACAGTAATCCCCAAATCCTACTGCTCCCCGTGGAGGGAAGCTTTGGGAAACGACGAGGAGCTCCTGAACACCCTCAACACCCAGCTGCCTCAGCCCCCACAAAGACGACAACCTGCCAACTACAGGTGCTTCAACAG ATCTCCAATGCCATTTGGGGGCGCTACGGCGAGCAAACGGGTGATCCCAGTGATTGGCTTTGAGGCGGTGGAATCCCAGCAACTTCCTGGCATCGCTCTGGAGCGCATGTGCCGTCGCCCCAACTTCAACAGAGCGCCCAGGGGATGGGGACTCGATTACTGCCCCGAATCTAATGAACTATAA
- the rbm22 gene encoding pre-mRNA-splicing factor RBM22, with translation MATSLGSNTYNRQNWEDADFPILCQTCLGENPYIRMTKEKYGKECKICARPFTVFRWCPGTRMRFKKTEVCQTCSKMKNVCQTCLLDLEYGLPIQVRDTGLSIKDEVPKSDVNKEYYTQNMEREIANSDGTRPVGQLGKATSSSDMLLKLARTTPYYKRNRPHICSFWVKGECKRGEECPYRHEKPTDPDDPLADQNIKDRYYGINDPVADKLLKRASTMPRLDPPEDKSITTLYIGGLGDTVTDGDLKSHFYQFGEIRTITIVQRQQCAFIQFATRQSAEMAAEKSFNKLIINGRRLTVKWGRSQAARGKEGIKDGVSEMGTRLDPVPGLPGALPPPPALDEEAPANYFNLDPSSSPAVMNIALPPPPGINPPPPGFGPPMFHPMGPMAPPMPPPMSMRPPGQIHYPSQDPQRMGAHAAHGSRHGD, from the exons GATTTTCCCATTTTGTGTCAGACATGTTTAGGAGAAAATCCTTACATCCGTATG ACCAAGGAAAAATATGGGAAAGAATGCaag ATTTGTGCTCGGCCCTTTACTGTGTTCCGATGGTGTCCAGGAACACGAATGCGTTTCAAGAAGACAGAAGTCTGTCAGACATgcagcaaaatgaaaaatgtttgtcAAACATGTCTGCTGGACCTGGAGTATG GTTTGCCTATCCAAGTCCGAGACACCGGACTCTCCATTAAAGATGAGGTTCCCAAGTCAGATGTGAATAAAGAGTACTACACACAGAACATGGAGAGAGAG ATAGCCAATTCCGATGGCACTCGGCCAGTGGGCCAGCTTGGTAAGGCTACAAGTTCCAGTGATATGTTGCTGAAACTGGCTCGGACCACACCATATTACAAGAGGAACCGGCCACATATCTGCTCCTTCTGGGTGAAGGGAGAGTGTAAGAGAGGGGAGGAATGTCCCTATAG GCACGAGAAGCCCACAGATCCTGATGACCCACTTGCAGACCAGAACATAAAGGACCGTTATTATGGCATCAATGACCCAGTAGCGGACAAGCTACTAAAGCGGGCTTCAACTATGCCCCGACTGGACCCACCAGAGGACAAATCCATCACCACTCTCTACATTGGGGGGTTGGGAGATACTGTTACAGATGGAGACCTCAA GAGTCACTTCTATCAATTTGGCGAAATCCGAACCATTACCATAGTCCAGAGGCAGCAGTGCGCATTCATCCAGTTTGCCACGCGGCAGTCGGCTGAAATGGCTGCTGAAAAGTCCTTCAACAAACTCATTATTAACGGACGAAGACTCACTGTCAAGTGGGGAAG GTCTCAGGCAGCAAGAGGAAAGGAGGGAATCAAAGATGGTGTCAGCGAGATGGGTACCAGACTTGATCCTGTGCCTGGACTGCCTGGAG CTCTCCCCCCACCGCCAGCTCTAGATGAAGAGGCTCCTGCCAACTACTTCAACCTTGACCCCAGCTCCTCTCCTGCTGTCATGAACATTGCATTACCCCCACCTCCAGGCATCAATCCACCTCCTCCAG GTTTTGGCCCTCCAATGTTTCACCCGATGGGTCCTATGGCCCCACCTATGCCCCCTCCAATGAGCATGAGACCTCCTGGTCAAATCCACTACCCCTCTCAGGATCCTCAGCGCATGGGAGCTCATGCTGCACACGGCTCGCGTCACGGCGATTAG